Genomic window (Nymphaea colorata isolate Beijing-Zhang1983 chromosome 1, ASM883128v2, whole genome shotgun sequence):
gCTGGGTGAAGGAATTGGCATCAGGTTTTATGGATGAGCGGATGTGCTGCGGGTGTGAGGTGGATTACTGTTGAGAAACAAAGGCTGCAGGATGCTTCTGGTTGGGTGATATTATTGCATCAGCTATTTGAGAATGTTATGGTGGGTGTGGCATCCTGAGTTGAATCTACGGATCAGTAGAAGATTTAATGATCAAGGGAGTAGTGGGAGGGGCtccatgcatatgcatatgttgAATTTCAGGAAGATTTTCCTTTTCGGGGGCAGCTTTCTCTGTTGAGGCTATCTATCTGCTGGTTGTAGCAACATGATTTGTTTGGCTGTTTGGCCTTTCCCCTTGGAATGTCGATGAGGCTGAACTTCTTCACTCAAGGAGACCTGAAAATCAAGGAAACTGTTGTGGAAGACAATAAAAGCAGATACCAACTGTTGTTTCCAAGAGAATAGCATGGAAAATCGTCCACGATTCTAGAGGGTTGATGGAAAGCAACCCTCTTCGAATGTTGAGGAGAGTTGTGATTCCGTGGACTTAGGTGATTCACACACGTGAACGTTTTGGCTTCCTCTCTCCTCTACGGCAATTTTGAACTCCTATGCGGCATACCAGACAGCCTTAGCTTCATTTTCCCTATATAATTCGTATTTTATAAACCTTAAGTTAACAATTGAATAGATGCACATACCATTGAGAGACGGCCACCAATCCGAATTTAATCGAATCGGCTGATTCTGATAACATTGATTAAAAGATGTGAAATAGTTCCAAAAGGAACACTGCATGCAAGTTTTAGGCAATTGTTAGGTcgacataaaaagaaaaaccgTGTAGGTGCGATCTGATGAACCTCACCTATTCGTGTCTACAATAATTTAACACAAAGAACCTGCATCACATTAGGCATGTTACATATGCCATATTTTTTTAGTACGATCAATAAATTGAATCATTAATCCATTCAGATCGCATTTATAAAAAGTCGGCTGATTATGACTCGCCACTCACCAGTCAAATATCACCGAACCCATGGCCTAACCTTCCTTCGACTCGAGTGAGGTCCGGAGTTCGAAACTCAACCATGGgtaaaaatgaaaggaaggaaACGGGGTGAATATGGGGTGGGCCCCACAAGGCGCCATTCACTCGGTATTAGGAAAAGGAAGAGGTGGTCCCGTACAGATGACGTGTCGAAGAGGGAGATTGCTGGCTGGTCAAGGTCGACGGGTCGTTGTCCGTTGAGCGGCCTACGTGGACTGCCCACTTGGCAGGTGGCGTGGAGCCCACACgcgtgcttttttttttttttttttttttttttgagaagaagGTGTTGTCGCGATCGCACGATGGCAATCATGAGGGCCGTCCGCACGCCGACCGCTCTCTCTCCTTTTCGGAGACTGGGAAGAAGTTCCCCACCCCCTCTCGAACTTCGCATCTCAGCCGTACATCATGCCTGGGGATCTTCACCCTGCGGGGGGAAATGAATGGCCGCCGTCGGGTAACATGGACCGGACCCAGTTCTCGACCCCATACCCGATTCCCAGTTAACCATACCAAGACTTGTTGGTTTGGATCTGATCCGGATCCAGAACCAGAAGCATACTGCCTTATCCGGGTTCGGGTCCGATAGATCCGGTTGAGGGTaggccggccggccggccggcaGCAGACGTGCCGTACATGTCGGCACGTGGGAGTGGGGTGGGGGGAACACGAGGCCTCCCACACCCCACGTCTTTCCCGCCGCTTCTTCGTTCTCTAGGGCCTAGGCTTTCTCCTTTGGCGGCAGCGAcgtggttattttttatttgatgtcGTTGGTGTACTtaaatctggatttggatttggatttggatttagatttaaaccCATTCATTTCACTGAGAACGAAGATGCATCTCGAAATCTAAAAGATGCGAAAACTACAAAAACAAGGAACTATCAATTTACAAACATATATTATACCTTATAAAAATATAACATTGGCAAATACATTTGTGTATAGTTACAATATTTTCAATAGGAGCACATACTTTTGAATGTACCCCCGATTCGAAGCACGACTTATGTGCAAGGGAATATAACAGGGGAGAGGGGAGTAGAGGCTACACATTGCTCAAGGCAGGACTTGGCTGCTCAcatgtatataacataaaatattggtTAATGTCCACCCTTGGACCTCGGCTTACATATGCCTCCCCAGCATTCTACAGCAGTCATGGGCACGTATTCTTTTCTAATTTGCCCAAACCACCTCTACTACTCCATGCTCGCTCTTCAATTTAGACTCGACTATCCATTTCCTTCCTGTTATCGGTTCATCTTTAATATATTTAACTGCCTTAGATCCGACCCGTATTTCTCGCCCTCCTCCTCAACATTTCCAGCCTTATGGCATTAGAAAACAGCGTTGGAAGGCTTATCGAGAAATGAGAATTCATTACTGAGCTTCATGTAACGCTGGACTGTCGATGGTGCCCTTACTTTTTTATCGGTTAACTTCACTGCAGAGCCCAAGGTTTagagaaattgaaatattttattgaGCCACTGATATGGTCTCTACCAAATTTGGTTAACTCCATATGACCTGGAATTGCTCTCACCTGGCCCCATTTGACGGTGGAGATTAAGATCCGACTTTGAAAGTTGAATTGgatatgcaaaaaaattgttatcGCTATCCCATTTTCTGACTCTGTGTGATGTTGCTCGAAACCATTCTGTTCCAAGTTgtatttggatttcaatttttttcccccGTCTCGCTGATTAAAagtgattggatttggatccgtGTCAAGTCAAACCGGATCCGTGACATCCCTCCATTCACTCCGCGTTGGGGATCGGACTTCCAGCCGGTAACGAACTCGATCCAAACCGACCCGCCTCTTGCCGTAAAAGGATTACGGGGCGAGAGATGGAGAAGGGGAGGTGTGTGTAGGGCATCGTTTCTGGGCATCGAGGTAAGCGCTTCCTCGattcttgtttcttctcttctctcctctgcTCTCTGGTTCCAGTAAATCTGCTCTCTGGTTCCAGTAAACAATCTCAggtttgaaaaatttttcctctctctctctctctctctctttcgcgtCCTCTGGTTAGGACTTCTTCTGGTGGGTTCGTATCGGTTTCAGGCCAAATGGGTGAATTCTAGTGGATATGTTCCTGTTGcgctttttcttttggttctgTTGGGGAGAAATAGTTTCTTTCGATTGCCTAATGGGCACCAAATATTCGACAGAATGATCCAGTGAAATGTTGTACCACGTTCTGCTTTATTTCTACTAATTAATTGAACTCTACGATTCGAGGGACGGTATTGAACGCCTTAATTCTTCTTATATGGAACTCTTGAGAAACTGCTGTCGCTTTGCTACTGTTCCACGAAAGAGCTCGGAAATCATGCATCAACATGACCACTTTTCCTCCCATTTGAAGGTCAATTtagaatatgtgtgtgtgtgtctctgtgTCTGTGTCTGTGCCGGCTCAGGTTTCCTTTTCCACTACTGAACAGGCCTTCCTGAATTGAGCATCTGTAAAGTATCCCTTAATGTGGTGCTTTCCAATTGTTATGTCATAGATGACCAGCCCATCGATAAAATGCATTCTAAGTGTGTTCCTCACAGTTTACCGGCATTTACTTGCCATGTCTTCCTCTTATGCTGTGTGTTGGCCTTGTTGGGACTTCGAAGAACGGGAATTGATCTATGACTGGTTTTTTTCCATTAATCAAATCACACGGATCACCTGGTTGACTGCCTGCCTGTCGTCCTGAATTTGTTTTTCACCTTAgctaatgtttttctttcccttttgaaTGAGTTGTCAAGTCTTTCATGCGTGAATTGAGCATCCTGTCTTTTTGTTAATCTGAAACATGTTGCACTGTAAGTGATTCAAGTTGTTACTCTCGTAGATGCATGTCATGTGTTCTCATATGCGTGGGCTTATCTCATTTGTTCTAACTGCTCAATCTTGCCCATTTTAATATTCACTGGTGttaattttttagtttattacTACAGCTTGTGATATTTTTAATCCTTTGGTAGCAATTGTCAGGGAAGCTTCTCTGAATTTCTGGTTTTTAAAAGCAAGTCTTCTGACTTGATGCTTACTCATGCTGCACTATTGAGTTGATCTATTTAGACATGGGGAACAAACCGGCAACACCAAAGAGGGATGAGATTCTTGTCAAAGTCATGCCTCCGATTGATCAAACTTTGGTTCGATGGATTGCTCGGGATGTTGATAGGATTTATGGGTTTGTTCCGAAGAAACCGCGTGCAATAAAACCACCTGAGCATTACATCGAGTACATGCGATTACAGGGATGGTTGGATGTAGATTTGGATGATGCTGAACTGGCTCGCTTGTTAAAGTAAGAAGCGGCATTTGCGTCCTTTGGCAGGATTTGTCGTTCCTTTCTATTAGAGTTTCCAGAGAGATGTAGTTGCAAGATGGGTGAACCATGTTACACCACTAAATAGAAAGAAACGCATTGGGCAGCCTGAGGTTTGCGAAGATGACTTGCATTAAATTGCTAAGAGAATATTGTTTATTTCTTCCTCATTGCTGAgttgttctcttctttttcatctttccaGTCATTATTTACCCATCTTGGCCGGAGATGTTTATATTAGACAATAGCGTATGTTTATATTAGACAATAGCGTATCACTCGCTAGGGATGTCCCGGCTGTTACGGCCTTTTTATGGCCACATGCATGGCCACATGCCTAAGGATGTGAAAGGGGTAGGTTCTTATTTGGAGCCCGGGCTGCAGCGTTCATAGTGGGTTATATCCATAAAACAGAACGATCATATGAAGTATCCCTTCGAAAATCAGGATTCTCTCTGATGTTCTGCTTATCTGTTTCGCATCATAAGAGGATGTGAAAGGCACCTGGGTATACTCTAATTTCTGTTGTAGCTCATTATACCAACTGCAGATCATGTCATCCGATATTGTAGATTTCCGATTACATGTTTGGTGTACTATGCATTGATTCTGGTTCCTACATTGGAGGCAAACTAAAATCAGAACTGAATTCAGAGAAATAGAAACTTGAAGGTAATCAATAAGCAGGTTGTAAGTTCGTATCTCTGGGCTGAAGAATGCGATTGCGAATAATTATAAGCAGTTACCAGACCTTTTTGTATGACGTATAAGAACCATGTAAGAGGCGGGAGGGGAGCAGAAGGGGCGGAAGGCAAGTATTTCTaaatgtattttaatttttaaatgccCCAAGGGGTATAGCTCAAATGGGTGGGCCAAGATGTTTTATGTTCAACTCGCAGGGACCTATGCTTTTGTACGAAATAGAAGGGTAGGCCTCTACAAGCTTGGTATATATTTTCTCATAAAGAAGCATGTCAGGTAGAGGGACCAACAAAACAAGGCCCTGACGACCTTTTGAGTTTGCCAGACATGTACTAACCGCCCAGTGCACATTCTTAGAGCTACAGCACGTACTTTGACTCGCTTTAAGAATCAAGCATCTGGTGCCAAGCAGGCCAACTTGGATATCCTGAAGATAATCCATCGAAGGAAATGTAGCAGTTAAGCATCGGCGTAAAAATGGGGAAAAAGTCCCTTCAAGCTCATGAAATTATCTGCATTCAAGCTTTATTATCGATTTGTAGAATGaccaagagaaaagaaaatactgGATCACCTTAGCGTGTGGTCAGAAAAACGAAATTCTTCTTCCAGAGTGGAGCAAGCTAAGGAAGAAAAAAGCGATGCTTGATATATCAAAGAGTGGAATAGCTATCAAAAGTTACAGACAACGCCTGGTTGATACATGGCTCGAAATCCCCATGAACATACGAAAATTGGAAATGAAACAAAACTTCCACAGGGATTTTGGAGATGGAAGTTTACCAACGTGTCATCAAATTGCTGCAAAATATTCTTTGCTCAGCTTAGGGTCTGGCTTCATGGATTTCTCCCCAGGCTTCCATCCAGCAGGGCAAACCTCATCAGGATTTTCTTGGACATATTGCAATGCCTGTTAAATGAAATGGAAGATATGAATTTTGTTCCATGTAACTAGCGAGCAAATAAAGTCGAAGCCTCAAGgtcaagggaaagaaaagaggaagaacaagaaaTCTTAAACATAACCTGCAGTGTCCTCAGTGTCTCGTCAACACTTCGACCAATAGCAAGATTGTTTATCGTTGAATGCTGAATAACACCTTCCTTGTCAATGATAAAGAGCCCTCTCAGTGCGATGCCCTGGCAATTAGGGAAAATTAGAATAATTTCTGTAAGCCACAGACGATCCTAAGAATTATAGTGTGAAAACATCATAAGGTAAATGTTCAGGGGTGCCGTTAAGCAACTCCCATTCCCGTACCTGTTCTGGGATCAGAACCCCATAGGACTTTGAAATTGATTTGGTTATATCAGAGATAAGAGGATATTTCAAATCACCAAGGCCACCAGACTTTCTGTCAGTCTGAATCCACGCAAGATGGGAAAACTGTagcaaagatgaagaaaatcagGAACTAGTAGGTCAGAATACATCAAAATAAGAATGCGGAAGATCAGGCTGAAAAATCTCCCAGAGAGGCCAGACAGCTATCATGCACACGTTTTATTCAGATTTCAAAATAGAGAGTAGAGACCAATTGCAAAAGATACTACACTTCGGAAATTTGGATTCTTATAAAAGACTAGTGCATGATAGCTAATGGTGTCAAAAACACTCGTCTCAAATAACCAGGTGGCATTTTTAGGCTTCTGTAGATATAAAACTCCATGCTCAGAAAGATACAAAATCGTCTCCTTCAAAAAGTTTCCCACATTCAGTGGAGATAAGGGACATAATTCTTTATCACAAAACTACATCCAAATTCACATTATTAGAGTATGTACTtgacaacaacaaaaaattgactACATTTCTGCATTTAAAACATCAATCTCTTTCAAGATATGCCTTTAGAAGAGTCAGATCACAATCCCAAGCATGACAGAAAGGATGTAGATGGATCAAACTGCAGTCAGATATTGGCCCTACCAAGTTTGACTTAATTGGATTTAAGTTGATGGACTCACAAATGATTTTCTGAAGCCAAACCCAATTTTCAAATGAGTCTAATTGGATTTGGTCCACGGGAGCCCAACCAAAACTCACAAATTCCTGGTAAGA
Coding sequences:
- the LOC116250492 gene encoding uncharacterized protein LOC116250492, which codes for MGNKPATPKRDEILVKVMPPIDQTLVRWIARDVDRIYGFVPKKPRAIKPPEHYIEYMRLQGWLDVDLDDAELARLLK